A single region of the Acetivibrio cellulolyticus CD2 genome encodes:
- a CDS encoding cyclic peptide export ABC transporter, translating into MFDSGLSLTIILACGAVTLVTLYFIGVIIWEIIKKERSFQGNGIKGFSAFLMSLLMMGGIAFCLYNAPYILFDGVSWEMIEEAGPSALIYAVSAFSFVIPVFFLYFMLTNYFVKPNDKPFLMIIVLSIVSGIGNSLVVFIINEALNRNLDSETRNAALKSGLYVYFIMGILLFTICAMIVRKRLIKITSNIVYEKRMEIVNSILKAPYHKFEAIENGKAHAVLNNDTETVSGFVNMFVSFFSGVITMLTCFIYLGTLNLYGMILSVSIIILAVGMFLKISQSAEKLFDKNRDIQNIFFKYINDMVMGFKELYINKKKRFEFRNDMQNKCEMYRDTRVEGEYKFVGASIIGEIMYICVIGIVVFTFPVILPNIQGSTLRNYVLVYLYMGGIVNQVIFLIPEFVRVMVSWKRINGFIEEIKSIEEESVETAEIEEKPTIELKGVTYQYKNENGEKFSVGPIDYSFKPGEIVFISGGNGSGKSTLAKLITGLYKPDNGEITVNGKNVDTETLGGYFTTIYSDFHLFDRLYGIRQEEKQEEINKYLEILRIDDKVQIADGAFSTLKLSTGQRKRLALLVSYLEERPVYLFDEWAADQDPEFRKFFYKTLLPELKARGKTVIAITHDDSYFNEADRLIKMEMGRFAEKREEVG; encoded by the coding sequence GTGTTTGATAGTGGGTTATCACTAACAATTATACTTGCATGTGGAGCGGTTACTCTTGTAACCCTTTATTTTATTGGAGTTATAATATGGGAAATTATAAAAAAAGAAAGAAGTTTCCAGGGAAACGGAATTAAAGGATTTTCCGCTTTTTTAATGTCACTTTTAATGATGGGGGGTATAGCTTTTTGTCTTTACAATGCGCCATATATTCTATTTGATGGAGTTTCGTGGGAAATGATTGAAGAGGCGGGGCCATCGGCTCTTATTTATGCAGTATCGGCTTTTTCTTTTGTAATACCGGTATTTTTTCTATATTTCATGCTTACGAATTATTTCGTAAAGCCTAATGACAAGCCTTTTCTAATGATTATTGTCTTAAGCATAGTAAGCGGGATCGGGAATTCGCTTGTTGTGTTCATAATCAATGAAGCACTCAATAGGAATCTTGACTCTGAAACGAGGAACGCAGCCTTAAAGAGTGGCCTGTACGTGTATTTTATAATGGGGATACTGCTTTTTACCATATGTGCAATGATAGTTAGAAAGAGGTTAATTAAGATTACCAGCAACATCGTATACGAAAAGCGTATGGAGATAGTTAACAGTATTCTTAAAGCTCCATATCATAAGTTTGAGGCTATAGAAAATGGTAAGGCGCATGCAGTTCTTAATAATGATACTGAAACTGTCAGCGGATTTGTCAATATGTTTGTAAGCTTCTTTTCAGGTGTAATCACAATGCTTACATGCTTTATTTACCTGGGCACGCTAAATCTGTACGGAATGATACTTTCGGTATCAATAATCATTTTGGCAGTTGGCATGTTTTTGAAGATCAGCCAGTCGGCTGAAAAACTGTTTGACAAGAACAGGGATATACAGAATATTTTCTTTAAGTATATAAACGATATGGTAATGGGATTTAAAGAACTTTACATAAACAAAAAGAAGCGGTTTGAGTTCAGGAACGATATGCAAAATAAATGTGAGATGTACAGAGATACACGGGTAGAAGGTGAGTATAAATTTGTAGGTGCTTCTATCATAGGAGAGATTATGTATATCTGTGTAATAGGAATAGTAGTTTTTACTTTTCCGGTGATTTTACCTAATATACAGGGAAGTACTTTGAGAAATTATGTGCTTGTGTATTTATATATGGGTGGGATTGTAAATCAGGTAATATTCCTTATTCCTGAATTTGTACGTGTAATGGTAAGCTGGAAAAGAATAAATGGTTTTATAGAAGAGATCAAGTCTATTGAAGAAGAATCCGTTGAAACTGCGGAGATCGAGGAAAAGCCAACTATCGAACTCAAAGGGGTAACATATCAGTATAAAAATGAAAATGGTGAAAAGTTTTCTGTTGGACCTATTGATTATAGTTTTAAACCTGGGGAGATTGTTTTTATTTCGGGCGGAAATGGAAGTGGGAAATCAACACTGGCAAAGTTAATCACAGGCTTGTACAAACCAGATAATGGAGAAATCACTGTTAACGGAAAGAATGTAGATACAGAAACTTTGGGTGGTTATTTCACGACTATTTACAGTGATTTTCATCTCTTTGACAGGTTGTACGGTATACGACAAGAGGAAAAACAGGAGGAAATTAACAAGTATTTGGAGATCCTTCGCATTGATGACAAGGTACAAATTGCTGATGGAGCTTTCAGTACATTAAAGCTTTCAACCGGGCAGAGAAAAAGGCTGGCTCTATTGGTAAGCTATCTTGAGGAGCGCCCGGTATATCTTTTTGATGAATGGGCTGCAGATCAGGATCCCGAGTTCAGAAAGTTTTTCTACAAGACACTTCTTCCGGAGTTAAAAGCCAGGGGGAAAACAGTTATAGCAATCACTCATGATGACAGCTATTTTAATGAAGCGGACAGGCTTATCAAAATGGAGATGGGGAGATTTGCAGAAAAAAGGGAGGAAGTAGGATGA
- a CDS encoding C45 family autoproteolytic acyltransferase/hydolase gives MIKRFICCCMVFLLFLQVGCTRVVPVIKGTSSYQEKGITITDKGNYFDAVLDYTSGLTPRDMGAAFARGILKVVPDYETLIDSYIAESLPDYEYSFIFPRVDDIKPQLDQNYIEEIEGMASVFSGGSENIRKDNKISVGELYVLNLFTDVLRGAQCSFVSVYGARSDTNKTITGRNLDWFGGRQNQLPRIQAVITIKNKESKICSVGYLGYMGILTGFNDSKVFAGILDSIVGTAYSSQGRRSYTLDLRYALENYKTMDEIAEFMKDAKKLYAVNHIIAFSDPDRSEILENNFSGNRTDGRKVQRALRDADSKLNKGVTWGISDAVGSVNSFILDGNYDNHTTNGYNTKRWKNMKNELLSKGTAVSAQELKEIISFKRGEPDALSEASDLYNKMTLYMVLFQPDSLSLEVYFRPRGIRESPDNPVFEKIEVFK, from the coding sequence ATGATAAAGAGATTTATATGCTGCTGCATGGTGTTTTTGCTATTTTTGCAGGTTGGATGCACCAGAGTTGTACCTGTGATTAAAGGAACAAGCAGCTATCAGGAGAAAGGAATTACAATTACAGATAAAGGTAATTATTTTGACGCAGTATTAGATTATACAAGCGGATTAACACCTAGAGATATGGGAGCAGCTTTTGCCAGGGGCATTCTTAAGGTGGTGCCCGATTATGAAACCCTGATAGATTCTTATATTGCTGAAAGCCTTCCTGACTACGAATATTCTTTTATTTTCCCAAGAGTAGATGATATAAAACCTCAATTGGATCAGAATTATATAGAAGAAATTGAGGGGATGGCATCGGTATTTTCAGGAGGTAGTGAAAATATAAGAAAGGATAACAAGATATCAGTCGGAGAGCTTTATGTTCTGAATTTGTTTACAGATGTACTGAGGGGGGCTCAGTGCAGTTTTGTGTCGGTATATGGTGCGCGTTCGGATACGAATAAAACTATTACCGGACGAAATCTTGACTGGTTTGGAGGACGTCAAAACCAACTTCCAAGGATTCAGGCCGTTATAACTATCAAAAATAAAGAGAGTAAAATTTGCTCTGTCGGCTACCTTGGATATATGGGGATATTAACAGGATTTAATGACAGCAAAGTATTTGCCGGAATTCTGGATTCAATAGTCGGTACAGCATATAGTTCTCAAGGCAGGAGGTCATATACTTTAGATCTTCGTTATGCATTGGAAAATTACAAGACCATGGATGAAATCGCTGAATTTATGAAGGATGCTAAAAAACTATATGCAGTTAATCATATAATTGCATTTTCCGATCCTGACAGAAGTGAAATTCTTGAGAATAATTTCAGCGGCAACCGGACAGATGGACGAAAAGTTCAAAGGGCACTGAGAGATGCGGACTCAAAGCTTAACAAGGGAGTTACATGGGGAATAAGTGATGCTGTAGGCAGCGTTAATTCCTTTATTTTAGATGGAAATTACGATAACCACACAACAAACGGATATAACACAAAGAGATGGAAAAATATGAAGAATGAACTCCTCTCAAAGGGGACTGCAGTAAGTGCCCAGGAGTTGAAAGAGATTATTTCCTTTAAACGTGGTGAACCGGATGCATTATCTGAAGCGTCAGATTTATATAACAAGATGACTCTTTATATGGTTTTGTTTCAGCCTGACAGTCTTTCACTTGAAGTGTATTTCCGTCCGAGGGGTATTAGGGAATCGCCTGATAATCCTGTCTTTGAGAAAATTGAAGTTTTTAAATAG